GAAATGGAAGGTAGCAAACCTTTCTTGACCAGCCGTATCCCAAATCTGAGCTTTGACCGTTTTGTTATCGATAACAAGCGTTTTAGTTTGGAACTCAACACCGATGGTTGCTTTAGAATCAACACTAAATTCGTTCCTAGCGAACCGAGCAAGCAGCTGAGTTTTTCCAACGGCGGAATCACCGATCAACACGACTTTGAAAACATAATCGATCTTTTGGTTGTAATCTCCATACAAATTAGACATATCGATCGTTCGGTCACCTTCTTATTCACAAACAAAAACGGTTATAATAAACACGCAGATAATTGTAGATCACGTCAGATAATTGTAGATCACGACGTGAAGAGTCTTGGATTCGTGTTGCGCACATAATCTACCATGAGCAAAACAAGAAACTTAGATCAAGATGCACGTAGGAGGAGgagtaggaggaggaggaggacaaCGATTACGAACGGTGGTTAGGCATTTGATACGTAGACAAGAGAAAGTTTCACCCTAAGCCCAAATTCATCTTGGCCGGTCTATCACTATATCTTACTTCCTTTTTACGGCACGTGGATCTCAATTGCTTGGTAGTAGGCGTTGCTAGCATGATCAACGGGGATTCTTAATTTTGGGTTCTTACTCGtgctttgatatttttttgtttttttgttttacatctaAGAGTCGactcttatatcttttatttaaaaaacggttaaaagcttaaaaaaaaataaataacaataaaaaaattctaattacTATTTCTAATAATTTGTGCACAGGTTGGTTCACTGTTGCTGACGCCCTAAGGAACCCTAAGATGGCAGTCTCCTATTCGCCCACCCCTTAATGTTTCTCTCTCCTTGGCCTCACGAAATCAGTCGGCTTCTTCCTCCTCCATTCTCTGTTGATTGATTTTGGAAACGACGAGTGGTTTCCGAGATGTTTATTCGTCGAGTGGGTCTGTGAATGTGATGATCGGAGTATAACCACCAGCTGAAGAAGGAGGCGACAACGCCGCCGCGGCCGCCACTCTATCGCCGGAGGATTCTTATTCTCCCAACAAGTCAGTGAGAGTAGCAGAGCTCGACTTAGCTCTGGATCTTAGCATTGGTAGGAATCACTCAAAGGTTCGgtcttttttttcatctttggCTTCCTCGTCTTCTTCTCTGACGAGGACTTTATATGTATATGATTTGTCtcagatttgatttttttagaccTCTTTGTATGGTGAGATTGAGTTAATCAAATCATATAGATAGAATTATACTTGTGATCACATTTTTAATGTTGCAATGTGTCTTTTGGTAATGGGGTTATAAACGGAGTTTTCCACACATTCTTCTGTAACAACAACTCAGTTCTTTaattccatttttattttttttactttcgtGGTGGATCGGTTCTGATTGATCAAATTTGTAGGATGCAAGGTAATTAGTGGAATCAAACGTCATTTTCCTTGCTTGTTTTCTTCAGGTAATTAGTGGAATCAATAAGTCATCAAGTTGTGGGCTGGAGCCAGGGAACCCACTCTCTGTCAGAAACGGATTCACCATCATCAAAGCATCCCTGTTTCATTTCATTTGGGAAGAGGTTAGTATACTTTTCTTTTAAGAGAATGTAGGTATCGATTAGGTTTGGAATTAAATGGAATTTAGTGTTATGGTTTGTGTTAGTTGCAGTGAAGTGATTGCCATTAGTTTGAGTTGCGGTGAAGTGATTGCCATTAGTTTGTATCGTGTCTGAGTTAATGCTTTGTTGAGTCTGTAACATTAAGACCTAAGACGTACCTGAAGATTTATTTGAGGTTTACAGCATAAACCATTTCCTGAGATAAAAGTGAAATATATTGAAGAATGATACATTTGAAGAACTTTCAGTGAAAGAGTATTAGCAAAGGTGATTACATGATCATATACTTAACTATGAGTATCTAACGTCCTAAACTATGACAATTATGATCAGTGTACATTTCGAATAGTAAGGCAAGCAAACCAATCAAAAAATGATCACTAAAACATATTGAATACCATATAATCAGGCTGCATTTGCACAGGGtccaaaaaaaattgcaatttttaaattaaaatttagagtATTTTATAGaagtttaagatttttttttgttttaatcgtTCGTATAAAATGAAGATTTGAACAGGGTGAGACAGGCCTGCATATAATGAGCTATAATATCTAAAGCAGATGGATAATGCCTAGCTTGATATGAGAGTTTAAGAAAAGGCTAAGTTgaaatgataataaaaaaatttaccaattGAGATTTCTTGAACAATAGCCGGAACCACTTTACCGGCATAAGAATTTCCGGTGACATAGAAAGGATTGTAGAAATACTCAGGATGCTTGGCTAGCCACTGCACAAGAATCAgccaacaacaataacaaaaccacaaaaagGTCTATGCACAAAGACATTAAAAAAACACTTGAAACAGTTTgagtttttttcttcctttacTTTATGAACAAACTCAGGGACCAGCTTAGCTGATCTTGTGTCACTTGGTATATTAGCAAGTGGGTTTCTTGAGTAAGAGAAGCCAGTGCCAACAGGCTGATCCAAATAGATTATATTAGCCacctgaacaaaaaaaaataagcagATCATCTAAAAACTCTGAAGATGACCAAAGAGTGTTCTGTGTTATATGAGTATATACTTTGTGTTAACCTTAGACCATGAATATGTAGTAGAGACCAATGATGGGATGTTTCCACTGTCAGACTCAGTATTGAAAGCCAGAGGTCCTGCATGTTTCTCAAATTGAAAACCAAGCCATCAAACGATTTCTACGGAGAGaataattttagataattaccattctcaagaagaaaggCAGAGATAGAAGAGCAGCCAGGTCCTCCGGTTAACCAGATAAGAAGAGGGTCTTCTGCTGGGGTTCTCTCAGATTTGATGAAGTAGTAGAAAAACTGGCTTTCCTCTGCCTCACCAACACCAATGTACCTGAATGATACTTAACTTAAAAGAAAATCACAACACAGATTCATTATTTAAAAGACATGTATGGGAGATGAGTTGGTGAAGAGGGACAGAACCCGGTTTCAAGCTCGAAAGGAAGAGGGCCTTGGTAACCTGGAAGATATCTGACTGTAGATTCTCCTGAATAAGCATGcacaagaggaagaagaggcaGCAGCAACAACTTGTTCCccatcaattgttttttttgttttttctgcgTTAGAACTTAGGACGAAAACATTTatagatttaaataaaatgagatGCTGCTGGAGTTAATACAAAAAGGAATTTGGGATGGCACTTTATCTTGGTTAATGACACATACATCGTTTTTTTTGCAAGTATGTGAATATCATTAAAAATGAGAAGGTTTGTTAATACAAAAAGGTTAAGCGGAGTAATCTTCCTCTGGCAAAAAAAGTGAAAACAGAGAATGATGACAAGTTACTATAATGGTTTGGTATGACACATACATCGTCCTCCCGTGATTAGAAACTCACAACAATTCAGCCATGTGGCACATGCGTCCTTTTTACCATTTGTTTGCATGCAGTGCACAAACCTAGATCCTAT
The window above is part of the Brassica napus cultivar Da-Ae chromosome C3, Da-Ae, whole genome shotgun sequence genome. Proteins encoded here:
- the LOC106397912 gene encoding serine carboxypeptidase-like 15 isoform X2 encodes the protein MGNKLLLLPLLPLVHAYSGESTVRYLPGYQGPLPFELETGYIGVGEAEESQFFYYFIKSERTPAEDPLLIWLTGGPGCSSISAFLLENGPLAFNTESDSGNIPSLVSTTYSWSKVANIIYLDQPVGTGFSYSRNPLANIPSDTRSAKLVPEFVHKWLAKHPEYFYNPFYVTGNSYAGKVVPAIVQEISIGML
- the LOC106397912 gene encoding serine carboxypeptidase-like 15 isoform X1; translated protein: MGNKLLLLPLLPLVHAYSGESTVRYLPGYQGPLPFELETGYIGVGEAEESQFFYYFIKSERTPAEDPLLIWLTGGPGCSSISAFLLENGPLAFNTESDSGNIPSLVSTTYSWSKVANIIYLDQPVGTGFSYSRNPLANIPSDTRSAKLVPEFVHKWLAKHPEYFYNPFYVTGNSYAGKVVPAIVQEISIGNGLCCKPQINLQGCFDDGESVSDREWVPWLQPTT